The uncultured Desulfuromonas sp. genome has a segment encoding these proteins:
- a CDS encoding EAL domain-containing protein translates to MIRRFQPQWQKKSYRSVAQVVTGVFLFMLLLSIFFVVRGKQHVVDQLAERSFATEQHLLQALLHEPLLRYDFAQMNATLKQFFERNPAYVAICLTGPNKTELYSLSRPVEKKRKIRQAQITIGDGEHYVVLSLQKKQTVAAPWWPDNNWGTIVALIFGCVVLSQLLWFFIKRFGMDPLYAGVVREQRYYQSLFDQAQEAIFILEQDGELVRLNQAARRLFGLPEKMPQHNLRQFHSEENWRKVTAFIDKILAQGVHKEELFLPVRDLYVEIIGSQIHIENRTLIQLVVLNVTEQHQAEVELKALQNELERSLNEYRTLFDHSVDGLTVRNEREELLLCNKPYEAMLGRSFEELKLQSFTRLCRKDERLDLEDLYAKALAGEPILFEFIYTHKDGHTFPVEIRSIVIEFRGQKCVLSAVRDISLRREQEQRLRQLSAVVDHSNDAVLLADETGTVLAVNKTFCTVSGYAEDEMLERIPLFLKSEMHDEAFYGQLFKQLRGEGSWQGEVWMRHKEGHNLPQWLTIETVVNPEDQTTRYIAVSADLSEEKAWEQKMLHLAQTDPLTDSANRILFRDRLQQAIKRAQNRAGVQVQVFSLDLDYFKRINDSLGQVAGDRMLIEVAARLKRVGREQDTISRLSGDEFAILVTCLNDEVDATRMAQRMLQAIAEPMNIDGSELIITASVGVALYPEDGEDDVTLMANADNAMHQAKREGRNRLCYFSAELAEKAQEYLIIESRLRHALENDELQLYYQPQVDLDNGEIVAAEALLRWHNDELGWVSPDRMIPVAEEGGLIIPLGRWIIEQCCQTIRDYHHSRGEWFHIAVNVSARQFLEEGFADEVADVVARHGIPPSVLELELTESMMLDDVEKAIATMHELHGKGFKMALDDFGTGYTSLAYLKQFPVDKLKLDRAFVTDVHHDINDAALAEALVTFTRVMGLNLVAEGIEEKVQQQCLNLMGFRYGQGFLFSKPLPKNEFIALLNEKH, encoded by the coding sequence ATGATCCGTCGATTTCAGCCACAATGGCAAAAAAAATCGTATCGCTCGGTGGCGCAGGTAGTGACCGGCGTGTTCCTGTTTATGCTGTTGCTGAGCATCTTCTTTGTGGTGCGCGGGAAACAGCATGTGGTTGACCAGTTGGCGGAGCGGAGTTTTGCCACTGAACAGCACTTGCTCCAGGCGCTATTGCACGAGCCTTTGTTGCGGTACGATTTTGCCCAGATGAATGCCACTCTGAAGCAGTTTTTTGAGCGTAATCCGGCCTATGTCGCCATCTGTTTAACTGGTCCCAATAAAACGGAGCTGTATTCGCTCTCCCGTCCGGTTGAGAAAAAAAGGAAGATCCGCCAGGCGCAAATCACCATTGGAGATGGCGAGCATTACGTTGTCCTGTCTCTGCAAAAAAAACAGACGGTGGCCGCACCATGGTGGCCTGATAACAACTGGGGAACCATCGTGGCATTGATCTTTGGCTGTGTGGTGCTCAGTCAATTGCTGTGGTTTTTTATCAAGCGGTTCGGCATGGATCCGCTCTATGCCGGGGTTGTCCGGGAACAGCGCTACTATCAGTCGCTGTTCGACCAGGCTCAGGAAGCGATTTTTATCCTCGAGCAGGATGGGGAACTGGTGCGTCTCAATCAGGCGGCACGTCGACTGTTCGGCTTGCCTGAAAAAATGCCTCAGCACAATTTGCGCCAGTTTCATTCCGAGGAAAATTGGCGCAAAGTGACGGCTTTCATCGATAAAATCCTCGCGCAGGGCGTTCACAAGGAAGAGCTTTTTCTGCCGGTAAGAGATCTCTATGTTGAGATCATCGGCAGCCAGATCCATATTGAGAATCGAACCCTGATTCAGCTGGTCGTGCTCAATGTGACGGAACAGCATCAGGCCGAAGTCGAACTCAAAGCCCTCCAGAACGAGCTCGAACGCAGCCTGAATGAATATCGCACCCTGTTTGACCACAGTGTGGACGGATTGACCGTGCGCAATGAACGGGAAGAATTATTGCTGTGCAACAAACCTTATGAAGCCATGCTGGGCCGCAGTTTTGAGGAATTGAAACTGCAGAGTTTCACCCGGCTGTGTCGCAAGGATGAACGCCTTGACCTGGAGGATCTGTACGCCAAAGCACTGGCTGGAGAGCCCATCCTGTTCGAATTTATCTATACACACAAAGACGGCCATACGTTTCCCGTGGAGATTCGCAGTATCGTCATTGAATTCCGCGGACAGAAATGCGTGCTCAGCGCGGTACGCGACATCAGTCTGCGTCGTGAACAGGAACAGCGTCTGCGCCAGTTGTCCGCTGTGGTTGATCACAGCAATGACGCTGTGCTGCTTGCCGATGAAACCGGCACGGTGCTGGCCGTCAACAAAACATTCTGCACCGTCAGCGGCTATGCTGAAGACGAGATGCTGGAGCGAATCCCGCTGTTTTTGAAATCGGAAATGCACGATGAGGCTTTTTATGGCCAGTTATTCAAACAACTGCGTGGCGAAGGCTCCTGGCAGGGTGAGGTCTGGATGCGCCATAAAGAAGGGCACAATCTGCCGCAATGGCTGACCATCGAAACCGTGGTTAACCCTGAAGACCAGACGACACGCTATATCGCGGTCAGTGCGGATCTGAGTGAGGAAAAAGCCTGGGAGCAGAAGATGCTGCACTTGGCCCAGACCGATCCTTTGACCGATTCGGCCAACCGCATCCTGTTTCGCGACCGTCTGCAGCAGGCCATCAAACGGGCCCAGAATCGTGCCGGAGTGCAGGTCCAGGTGTTCTCGCTGGATCTGGATTATTTTAAACGGATCAACGATTCCCTCGGCCAGGTGGCCGGTGACCGGATGCTGATCGAAGTCGCCGCACGGCTGAAACGTGTTGGCCGTGAGCAGGACACCATCTCGCGGCTCAGCGGCGATGAGTTCGCCATTCTGGTCACCTGCCTTAACGATGAGGTGGATGCCACGCGCATGGCGCAACGGATGTTGCAGGCGATCGCCGAACCCATGAACATTGATGGCTCGGAACTGATCATTACCGCCAGTGTCGGGGTGGCGCTGTACCCGGAGGACGGTGAGGACGACGTGACGTTGATGGCCAACGCTGACAACGCCATGCATCAGGCCAAACGCGAAGGGCGCAACCGGTTGTGTTATTTCTCCGCGGAGTTGGCAGAGAAGGCTCAGGAATACCTGATCATTGAGTCGCGGTTGCGTCACGCTCTGGAAAACGATGAGCTGCAACTCTATTACCAGCCGCAGGTTGATCTGGACAACGGCGAGATCGTCGCGGCCGAAGCGTTGCTGCGCTGGCATAATGACGAACTGGGCTGGGTCTCGCCGGACCGCATGATTCCGGTCGCCGAAGAGGGCGGTCTGATCATTCCCCTCGGCCGGTGGATTATTGAACAATGCTGCCAAACCATTCGCGACTATCATCACAGCCGTGGTGAGTGGTTCCACATCGCGGTCAATGTGTCGGCCCGCCAGTTTCTTGAAGAGGGCTTTGCCGACGAAGTCGCTGACGTCGTGGCCCGACATGGCATTCCGCCTTCGGTGCTGGAGCTGGAGTTGACGGAGAGCATGATGCTCGACGACGTGGAAAAAGCCATCGCCACCATGCATGAGTTGCATGGCAAAGGCTTTAAAATGGCTCTGGACGATTTTGGCACCGGCTATACCTCTCTCGCCTACCTCAAGCAATTTCCGGTCGATAAGCTCAAACTGGATCGTGCTTTTGTCACGGACGTGCATCACGATATCAACGATGCCGCTCTTGCCGAAGCCCTGGTCACCTTTACCCGGGTCATGGGCTTGAATCTGGTGGCCGAAGGCATTGAGGAAAAGGTGCAGCAGCAATGTCTCAACCTCATGGGCTTTCGCTATGGCCAGGGCTTCCTGTTTTCCAAACCCCTGCCGAAAAACGAATTTATTGCCCTGCTGAATGAAAAACACTGA
- a CDS encoding PhnD/SsuA/transferrin family substrate-binding protein: MRRKPITTSALGWIVFFSIAFCPHGVWSSSLVFGVHPYLSSTELSARFTPLCDYLSTQLGQEVKLKIAVTFDALIDQLIAGKVDVAFMGSSNYVLLKQRCDHITLLGKLKGRQPYLRGALVVRHDSGIKTVAQLAGKRLAFVSPNSTMGYGVTTYVLVEAGIYAQDLAARQFLKNHENVAYAVLAGFFDAGSVKQEIVMQPCFKELRVLAPLPEVADHLFVAGPSVSPSLAKAVSQALLTLDEQNEHGLLQRIRDDVVAIVPVEDWEYDPLRNYQRAIRRFEAGP; this comes from the coding sequence ATGAGACGAAAACCCATTACCACATCAGCCCTGGGGTGGATCGTTTTTTTCTCCATCGCCTTTTGTCCGCATGGTGTGTGGTCCTCTTCTCTGGTTTTCGGCGTTCATCCCTATCTGTCGTCCACGGAACTTTCAGCACGATTTACACCGCTGTGCGATTACCTCTCCACGCAGCTTGGCCAGGAGGTCAAGCTGAAAATTGCCGTGACCTTTGATGCGTTGATCGATCAACTGATTGCCGGAAAAGTGGATGTGGCCTTCATGGGGTCATCGAATTATGTTCTGTTGAAACAACGCTGTGATCACATTACTTTGCTCGGTAAACTGAAAGGCCGGCAGCCCTATTTACGTGGTGCTCTGGTTGTCCGGCATGACAGCGGAATTAAGACTGTGGCCCAGTTGGCCGGAAAACGGCTGGCTTTTGTCAGCCCCAATTCCACCATGGGCTATGGTGTCACCACCTATGTACTGGTTGAGGCGGGAATTTATGCGCAAGATCTGGCGGCCCGGCAATTTTTGAAAAATCATGAAAATGTCGCCTATGCGGTGCTGGCGGGTTTTTTTGATGCCGGGTCGGTGAAACAGGAGATCGTCATGCAACCCTGTTTCAAAGAGCTGCGGGTTCTGGCGCCGCTGCCTGAAGTGGCCGATCATCTGTTTGTGGCCGGACCTTCCGTCTCGCCGTCGCTGGCCAAAGCTGTCAGCCAGGCATTGCTGACACTGGATGAACAAAACGAACATGGCCTCTTGCAGCGGATCCGCGATGATGTGGTGGCCATTGTCCCCGTGGAAGATTGGGAATACGACCCCTTGCGAAACTATCAACGAGCGATCAGGCGTTTTGAGGCAGGACCATGA
- a CDS encoding DUF523 and DUF1722 domain-containing protein, with product MESRIRLGISSCLLGAKVRFDGGHKQDRYLMDVLGAYVDYLPVCPEVEVGLATPRPALRLVRDNDQQVRLRFSKTGEDITDKMQLWAQQRVKGLEAEQLDGFIFKAKSPSSGMERVKIYPEGGGMPDHHGVGVFARIFMEHFPLLPVEEEGRLHDPTLRENFITRIFTLKRLRETLAGEAGYGGMVEFHSRHKLLILAHSEKIYREMGRLVAHGKNQPFETFLDQYRTLLLKALSLKTTEKKQVNVLQHILGYFKKQLSADEKSEVLEKIEDYRNGLVPLIVPITLLNHYVRKYDQTYLHTQVYLNPHPKELKLLNHV from the coding sequence ATGGAAAGCCGCATTCGTCTTGGTATCAGCTCGTGTCTGTTGGGAGCCAAAGTCCGTTTTGACGGTGGCCATAAACAGGACCGCTATCTCATGGATGTGCTTGGTGCGTATGTCGATTACCTGCCGGTGTGCCCGGAGGTAGAGGTCGGACTCGCCACTCCCCGTCCGGCATTGCGGCTGGTGCGTGATAACGATCAGCAGGTACGGCTGCGTTTTAGCAAAACCGGTGAGGATATCACCGATAAAATGCAGCTTTGGGCGCAGCAGCGGGTCAAAGGCTTGGAAGCGGAGCAGCTCGACGGCTTCATTTTTAAAGCTAAATCGCCGAGCAGCGGCATGGAACGGGTGAAAATCTATCCTGAAGGCGGCGGGATGCCGGACCATCACGGGGTTGGTGTGTTTGCGCGCATCTTCATGGAACATTTTCCGTTGCTGCCGGTGGAAGAGGAAGGGCGGTTGCATGATCCCACGTTGCGTGAAAACTTCATCACCCGCATTTTCACCTTGAAGCGGCTGCGCGAAACCCTGGCCGGAGAGGCCGGCTATGGCGGCATGGTGGAGTTTCATAGCCGCCACAAATTGTTGATTCTTGCCCACAGTGAAAAGATTTATCGCGAAATGGGGCGCCTGGTCGCCCATGGCAAAAACCAGCCCTTTGAGACATTTCTCGACCAGTACCGCACGCTGCTGTTAAAAGCCCTGTCTTTAAAAACCACAGAGAAAAAACAGGTCAATGTGTTGCAGCATATTCTCGGCTATTTCAAAAAACAGCTGAGTGCGGATGAAAAATCTGAAGTTCTTGAGAAAATAGAGGATTATCGTAACGGCCTGGTTCCCCTCATCGTTCCCATTACCCTGCTCAACCATTATGTGCGTAAATACGATCAAACGTATCTGCACACACAAGTCTACCTGAATCCCCATCCCAAGGAACTCAAACTTCTCAATCATGTCTGA
- a CDS encoding MerR family transcriptional regulator has protein sequence MLTVQQLSQELGISVDTLRVWERRYGFPQPRRDRRGHRRYSEDQVAQLQIVRKLQSLGYRPNNLFGMSANERHQLLESSLAEEDNLRPHGLQSLVVSASLDELEQMLRHQLATTTVEQFILHCSAEVLACLDRGWMSGELTIAREHAVSDRVQKILLEILGRQQDTEVASPLMLFVTINGERHHLALLMAAVLFSCQGVRCQWLLDDLPMSELPDLVYATACHGVALSFSSHYSSLQARSDLMTLRRLLPDSCHLVAGGRGIAGAYEIPGTTVADDLGQVEAISRTFFQRRC, from the coding sequence ATGCTCACGGTTCAACAACTCAGTCAAGAGCTTGGCATCAGTGTCGATACGTTGCGCGTCTGGGAACGGCGCTACGGATTTCCACAGCCGCGGCGTGATCGCCGCGGCCATCGCCGTTATTCTGAGGATCAGGTGGCGCAATTGCAGATCGTACGCAAATTGCAATCTCTGGGCTACCGTCCCAACAACCTGTTCGGCATGTCGGCTAATGAGCGCCATCAGCTGCTTGAGTCCTCTCTGGCCGAGGAGGATAATCTCCGCCCTCACGGATTACAGTCCTTGGTGGTATCGGCGTCTCTCGATGAACTGGAGCAGATGCTGCGCCATCAGCTGGCCACGACAACCGTCGAGCAGTTTATTCTTCATTGTAGCGCAGAGGTGCTGGCCTGTCTCGATCGCGGCTGGATGTCGGGAGAATTGACCATTGCCCGCGAGCACGCCGTCTCTGATCGGGTGCAGAAGATCTTGCTTGAAATCCTTGGCCGACAACAGGATACCGAAGTGGCATCGCCCCTGATGCTGTTTGTCACCATTAACGGCGAGCGTCATCACCTGGCCCTGCTGATGGCGGCCGTGTTGTTCTCTTGTCAGGGCGTGCGTTGTCAGTGGCTGCTGGACGATCTGCCCATGTCGGAGTTGCCGGATCTTGTTTATGCCACGGCCTGTCATGGAGTAGCGCTTTCATTCAGTAGCCACTATTCATCGCTTCAGGCGCGCAGCGATCTGATGACATTGCGACGTCTGTTACCCGACAGCTGTCATCTTGTCGCCGGGGGGCGTGGGATCGCCGGTGCCTATGAGATTCCCGGAACGACCGTGGCCGATGATCTTGGTCAGGTTGAGGCGATCAGCCGTACATTCTTTCAGCGCAGGTGTTGA
- a CDS encoding AarF/UbiB family protein, whose product MGHLILLILRQCRPQRSYRIFRFLVTVFLLFRRKQRWLLWQPLPPQELVTTIRTLGTSFVKLAQVLATRADFFDDDYLTALRQLHDQMPPMSDAQRRHMMQRAFGDREFFNAFDEQPIASASIGQVHRARLKKEGDWVAVKLLRADIRWIVRIDIVLLNLFMRLFQPLFTDQTRHSIESVLRAFTQVVLEEVNMSRELANLEQFRQIYHDHQPEAIRFPTPYPAYCSEFALVMSFEEGFRIDDVEAVKKLPVSFEELMQHLVMFYTEQMLVKGIFHADPHPGNLLVTEQGQLVFLDFGMVSRIPQAMRQAMIYAVKAAYERDYDLLVSATRRLGILTEESDPRHMSEVAERLFDIFDSEQLDASSMQELAFGVLDVLHDQPFKLPQDVIYVMRVSSLIEGLGTQYVTNFNGVKDILPILKRNLPRALGEDSLGIDKLIKEAAQLPLTLSRARRVTELAEQGDLVVRMANADRQYLLHHLAKLLRTLAVILFWLAVAFYLQRAPQPWAQSTSWIALAIAGLLTWRGMRLK is encoded by the coding sequence GTGGGCCACCTGATTCTGCTGATCCTGCGCCAGTGCCGGCCACAGCGCAGCTATCGCATCTTCCGCTTTCTGGTCACGGTGTTCCTGCTGTTTCGCCGCAAGCAACGCTGGCTGCTGTGGCAGCCGCTACCGCCGCAGGAACTCGTAACCACCATCCGCACCCTGGGTACCAGCTTCGTCAAGCTGGCTCAGGTCCTCGCCACCCGTGCGGACTTTTTCGACGACGACTACCTGACGGCCCTGCGCCAGCTCCACGACCAGATGCCGCCGATGAGCGATGCCCAGCGCCGCCACATGATGCAGAGGGCGTTTGGTGATCGGGAGTTCTTCAACGCCTTTGACGAACAACCCATTGCCAGCGCCTCCATCGGCCAGGTACATCGCGCACGCCTCAAGAAAGAGGGCGATTGGGTGGCGGTCAAACTGCTGCGTGCCGACATCCGCTGGATCGTGCGCATCGACATCGTGCTGCTCAACCTGTTCATGCGCCTGTTCCAGCCGCTGTTCACCGACCAGACCCGCCACTCCATCGAATCGGTACTGCGTGCCTTTACCCAGGTGGTGCTCGAAGAGGTCAACATGAGTCGCGAGCTGGCCAACCTCGAGCAGTTCCGCCAGATCTACCACGATCATCAGCCCGAAGCGATCCGCTTCCCCACCCCCTACCCGGCCTATTGCAGCGAGTTCGCTCTGGTGATGAGCTTTGAGGAGGGCTTCCGCATCGACGATGTAGAAGCGGTCAAAAAACTGCCGGTGTCGTTTGAGGAATTAATGCAGCATCTGGTGATGTTCTACACCGAGCAGATGCTGGTCAAAGGAATCTTTCACGCCGATCCGCATCCCGGCAATCTGCTGGTCACCGAACAGGGGCAGCTGGTATTTCTCGACTTCGGCATGGTCAGCCGCATTCCTCAGGCCATGCGTCAGGCGATGATTTATGCGGTCAAGGCCGCTTATGAGCGCGACTACGATCTGCTGGTCAGCGCCACCCGACGTCTCGGTATCCTCACCGAGGAGTCGGACCCGCGCCACATGAGCGAGGTGGCCGAGCGGCTGTTTGACATTTTCGACAGCGAGCAGCTCGACGCCTCAAGCATGCAGGAGCTGGCCTTCGGCGTGCTTGATGTGCTCCACGATCAGCCGTTCAAGCTGCCGCAGGATGTGATCTACGTCATGCGCGTCAGCTCGCTCATTGAGGGCTTGGGCACTCAGTACGTCACCAACTTCAACGGCGTCAAAGATATCCTGCCGATCCTTAAAAGGAATCTGCCAAGAGCGCTGGGCGAAGATTCCCTCGGCATCGACAAACTGATCAAGGAAGCCGCGCAACTGCCCCTGACCCTGAGCCGGGCGCGGCGGGTGACGGAACTCGCTGAACAGGGCGATCTGGTGGTACGCATGGCCAATGCCGACCGTCAGTATCTGCTGCACCATCTGGCCAAATTATTGCGCACCCTGGCTGTAATTCTGTTCTGGCTGGCCGTAGCCTTTTATCTGCAACGTGCCCCGCAACCTTGGGCGCAAAGTACCTCATGGATTGCCCTCGCTATCGCCGGGCTGTTGACCTGGCGCGGCATGCGTCTGAAATAG
- a CDS encoding deoxyribodipyrimidine photo-lyase, whose amino-acid sequence MTTSSSPVVVWFRQDLRLSDNPALLTALRLGPIIPIYILDDEHAAAHRMGAASRCWLHRSLDALNQQLNGRLQLFRGPADILLEQLVQHYNCRTVTWNRCYEPWRIRRDRMIKEKLQGLGITVHSDNGSLLWEPWQVLKRDQTPYQVFTPFYRHARDSVPIRSPLPRPAEIALAEVTPYSALQLDDLKLRPNQPWADNILYDWHPGEAGAQQRWQTFREEDFLGYEQGRDFPAEPHVSRLSPAIHFGEISVHQLWHDAQTIGHEDALAFQRQLAWREFSYGQLYHHHDMDRVNLNRRFDAFPWRDDADQLSRWQQGRTGIPFVDAGMRELWQTGTMHNRLRMVVGSFLVKNLGIHWHHGADWFWDCLLDADLANNSAGWQWIAGCGADAAPYFRIFNPVTQGQKFDQHGDYTRLFVPELAKLPDRYLFCPWQAPKSLLQECGISLGETYPEPMVDLKVSRQQALDAYAHMRQAT is encoded by the coding sequence ATGACTACGTCATCGTCCCCAGTCGTTGTGTGGTTCCGTCAGGATTTGCGCCTTAGCGACAACCCGGCTCTGCTCACAGCCCTGCGCCTTGGCCCGATCATCCCTATTTACATTCTCGACGATGAGCATGCCGCAGCGCACCGCATGGGCGCGGCCAGCCGTTGTTGGCTGCACCGCAGTCTGGATGCCCTCAATCAGCAGCTCAACGGACGCCTGCAACTGTTTCGTGGTCCGGCCGATATTCTTCTTGAGCAACTGGTTCAGCACTATAACTGTCGGACCGTGACCTGGAACCGCTGCTATGAGCCATGGCGCATCCGCCGCGACAGGATGATTAAAGAGAAACTTCAAGGGCTGGGCATCACCGTCCACAGTGACAACGGTTCACTGTTGTGGGAGCCGTGGCAGGTGCTGAAAAGAGACCAGACACCCTACCAGGTATTTACGCCATTTTACCGCCACGCCCGTGACAGTGTCCCGATCCGATCGCCCCTGCCGCGACCTGCCGAAATTGCTCTGGCCGAGGTGACTCCCTACAGCGCCTTGCAACTGGACGACCTCAAACTGCGTCCCAACCAGCCATGGGCGGACAACATTCTCTACGACTGGCACCCCGGTGAAGCCGGTGCTCAGCAACGCTGGCAAACCTTTCGGGAGGAGGACTTCCTCGGCTATGAACAGGGACGGGATTTTCCGGCTGAGCCCCATGTGTCGCGTCTGTCACCGGCGATCCATTTTGGAGAAATTTCCGTACATCAGCTCTGGCATGACGCCCAGACCATTGGCCACGAAGATGCCCTGGCGTTTCAACGCCAGCTGGCGTGGCGGGAATTTTCCTATGGCCAGCTTTATCATCACCATGACATGGATCGCGTTAACCTGAATCGCCGCTTCGACGCCTTTCCCTGGCGCGATGATGCCGATCAACTGAGCCGCTGGCAACAGGGCCGGACCGGCATCCCGTTTGTCGATGCCGGTATGCGCGAACTGTGGCAGACCGGCACCATGCATAATCGACTGCGCATGGTGGTGGGGTCGTTTCTGGTAAAAAATCTCGGCATCCATTGGCACCACGGTGCCGACTGGTTCTGGGACTGCCTGCTCGATGCCGACCTGGCCAACAACAGTGCCGGGTGGCAGTGGATCGCGGGCTGCGGTGCGGATGCCGCGCCCTACTTTCGCATTTTCAATCCGGTCACCCAAGGGCAGAAGTTTGATCAACACGGTGACTATACCCGCCTCTTCGTGCCGGAACTGGCCAAATTGCCGGATCGCTATCTGTTCTGCCCGTGGCAGGCACCGAAGTCATTGTTACAGGAGTGCGGGATATCTCTGGGTGAAACCTATCCTGAGCCGATGGTTGATCTCAAGGTGTCGCGGCAGCAGGCGTTGGATGCCTATGCGCATATGCGGCAGGCAACTTGA